Proteins encoded by one window of Streptacidiphilus sp. PB12-B1b:
- a CDS encoding ATP-grasp domain-containing protein — MPPVRRCPPPLAATRRRADRIEVVMHRSGPALDRSVPALLVKVGRYPQHHGGVGALRTLGRGGVPVHAVVENRLTPAALCRYTGGRFVRPSTGFEQPADLADALLAIGRSIGRRSVAVATDDEAALLLAEHADRLAEWFLLPPVPAGLPRRLADKDGLHRLCLEHGVPTPLSRAPTDRAGLLATGRELGYPLVLKNLEAWTRLRAPAVHHTTVVRDERELLAAFPADTVPSVLVQEYLPPEQAEDWITHLYCPADGSEPLVFTARKIRSWPPDAGVTTRARALENPPLAEQAREFCRRVGYRGVADLDWRLDRRDGRYKLVDFNPRTGAQFRLFETEDGVDVVRALHLDLTGRPVPRRARQRARAYTVGQLDLPSAAVWAWRERRLPPELLPRRSTERAWFCLDDPVPALAESVLFGGSVAQRLASPVRRTASGDRRARRG; from the coding sequence GTGCCGCCCGTCCGCCGCTGCCCGCCCCCGCTGGCCGCCACCCGCCGCCGCGCCGACCGGATCGAGGTCGTGATGCACCGTTCCGGGCCCGCGCTGGACCGGTCCGTCCCGGCGCTGCTGGTCAAGGTGGGCCGCTATCCGCAGCACCACGGCGGGGTCGGCGCGCTGCGCACGCTGGGCCGCGGCGGGGTGCCGGTCCACGCGGTGGTCGAGAACCGGCTCACCCCGGCGGCGCTGTGCCGCTACACCGGCGGCCGGTTCGTCCGGCCGAGCACCGGCTTCGAGCAGCCGGCCGACCTGGCGGACGCGCTGCTGGCGATCGGCCGATCCATCGGGCGGCGCAGTGTCGCGGTGGCCACCGACGACGAGGCCGCGCTGCTGCTGGCGGAGCACGCCGACCGGCTGGCCGAGTGGTTCCTGCTGCCGCCGGTCCCGGCCGGCCTGCCCCGGCGGCTGGCCGACAAGGACGGCCTGCACCGGCTCTGCCTGGAGCACGGCGTGCCGACGCCGCTCTCCCGGGCCCCGACCGACCGCGCCGGACTGCTGGCCACCGGCCGGGAACTCGGCTACCCGCTGGTGCTGAAGAACCTGGAGGCGTGGACCAGGCTGCGGGCGCCTGCCGTGCACCACACCACCGTCGTCCGGGACGAGCGCGAGCTGCTGGCGGCTTTCCCGGCGGACACCGTGCCGTCGGTGCTGGTCCAGGAGTACCTGCCGCCGGAGCAGGCGGAGGACTGGATCACCCACCTCTACTGCCCGGCGGACGGGTCGGAGCCGCTGGTCTTCACCGCGCGCAAGATCCGCTCCTGGCCCCCGGACGCCGGGGTGACCACCCGCGCCCGCGCGCTGGAGAACCCGCCGCTGGCGGAGCAGGCCCGGGAGTTCTGCCGCCGGGTCGGCTACCGGGGCGTGGCCGATCTGGACTGGCGGCTCGACCGCCGCGACGGGCGCTACAAGCTGGTCGACTTCAACCCGCGCACCGGCGCGCAGTTCCGGCTGTTCGAGACCGAGGACGGGGTGGACGTGGTGCGCGCCCTGCACCTGGACCTGACCGGACGTCCGGTGCCGCGCCGCGCCCGGCAACGGGCCCGGGCCTACACCGTCGGCCAGCTCGACCTGCCCTCGGCCGCGGTCTGGGCCTGGCGGGAGCGGCGGCTGCCGCCCGAGCTGCTGCCGCGCCGCAGCACCGAGCGGGCCTGGTTCTGCCTGGACGACCCGGTGCCGGCGCTGGCCGAGTCGGTGCTGTTCGGCGGCTCGGTGGCGCAGCGGCTGGCGTCGCCCGTTCGGCGGACGGCGTCGGGGGACCGCCGTGCCCGCCGTGGCTGA